TTTGAATATTACTTGGGGCTGTGCAATTTCAGTGTCTTCACTAGCTGAAATAGTTTCAGAAGTTATCTCTTCCTCTGCAGTTTCATCATCACCGCTTCCGTCATCCAGTTCGTCAAACTGGTTCAGCGCTTCAAAAATACCTTTTTCTATCACTTCATGCTCACTGGTCAGTGAAATTTTCTGGCTTTCCAGCTCAGCTATCATTTCTTCAAGAAGAGTTAGCTCCTCTTTCATTTCACTATTTTCTTTTTTCAGCTTTTTTATTAATTGAACTGCATCGCTGACTTTTTTTTCCAGTAACTGAATTTGATCGAAAGTTATCATTGAATAATTACGCTCCTAAAGAAGTTTTTGCTTTTTCTACAAGTGCAGAAAATGCCTTGGGATCCTCGATTGCCAAATTGGAAAGAGATTTTCTATTTATCTCGATCTGGGCAATGTTCAATCCATTGATAAATCTTGAATAGCTGATATCTTCGGCTCTACAAGCTGCAGATATTCTGGCAATCCAAAGTTGGCGGAAATCTCTTTTCCGGACTTTTCTGTCTCTATAGGCATATTGTCCTGCTTTAGCGACAGCATCTTTAGCAACGCGGTGCAGTTTACTGCG
This sequence is a window from Oceanispirochaeta sp.. Protein-coding genes within it:
- the rplT gene encoding 50S ribosomal protein L20, with the translated sequence MPRAVHGTKRKDHRKKILKEAKGFWGRRSKLHRVAKDAVAKAGQYAYRDRKVRKRDFRQLWIARISAACRAEDISYSRFINGLNIAQIEINRKSLSNLAIEDPKAFSALVEKAKTSLGA